Part of the Corynebacterium canis genome is shown below.
ATAAGGCTCCGATGAGCCATGTGAAACACATTTGAATTTTGCTGGAAACCTATTTTAAGGAACGCGAACTGTGAAGATTTTCTCTCCTGTCGTTGGCCTATATACAGCTTTTCTTTTGACAGCTTCCGTCGTGGCGGGAGCACCGGTCGCCGCCGCGTCCGACCCCTTGGAGGAAGTGACCAAGGAGGAAACAACCGTCGTTGAAACCACCACTGAAGACGGCGGCGGTGCTGGTGCTGGTGGTGCCACCGGGGCTGGTGGAGGCGCCGCGACGGCCGACGTCGGCGGTGTGACCAAGCTGGAAAATATCCAAGAACTGAAGAAAGCTCGGGGGTTGTCCGGGACGGTGCTGACGAAAGACCACGTCAAAGCCGGTGACAATGCCGGCATGAAGTTCGATATCGAAGACAAGCAACCCGACGGCGTGCTCGGGCGTATCGCCGTGCCGCTGGCCGACGGCAAGTGGGCGGTACCCTCGAACTTGCCGACGGCGCCAAGCACCAAGGTGGACAGGGCCGCGGCGGACGACGCCATCTCGCGCGCCCAAACCTTTGTCGCCGCTGGGCGCGACCTGAAGTGGAATGGGCAGGGCGTGACGCCGCTGACCACCACTGATGTGATCCACGACAAGATGTCGAAGCCGTACCCGATCTATTGCTCCTCGTTGGTGGGCATGATCCTGAAAGGTTGGGACTATGATCACACCACCTACGTGTCCGATAAAAACACCAGCATCGGGGCGTCCATGGACTTCGGCGGCAACGGTGATCGCGCTTCGGAGAACGAATTGTGGCAGTCGAACCGGCTGGCCAAGTGGTTCTACACCAACGGTGACCTGTGGCTTAACGACGGAAACCAAAACTACGAGCGCGGCGACCTGATCTTCCTGTCCGAGCAAAAGCCGGAAGGCAAGGATTCCAACACCGGCTCGTACTTTGGCAATATCTTCCACGTGGCTATCTACGCCGGCGATAATAAGGTGATCCATTCCTATAGCGCGGACTCCGATGGCGGCGTGGTCGAACAGGATATCGATGAGTACCTGCGGGAAGGGACGTCCTTTATCGCACGCCCGTCCTGGAACAAGGCGAGCGGTGCCAGCTCGAAGAGCACGGACGACGCCACGAAGGACGGCAACTCCAACGGTGGCGGCAAGTGCAACACCAAGGGTGATGAGGCCGACAAGCCCTGCAACCAAGTGACGCCGGGCGCGGAAGGCAAGCTTTCGTTCTAGCGTTCTAGCAAAAACCACCTCGCGGCGCGGCGTCGCTGAGGTGGTTGTTGTGTTGGCTACGCGGTGACGACGTTTGCCACTCGCGCCGCCAGCTCCTCCAAAACGTGCGTGTAAGTCTGCCCAGTGGCCCGAGTCAGTCCCAGCTCACACGTTCGATTGCAGGAAAGGTGCAGGTCTGCATGCAAACGTTTGACCGAACGGGCTTCATCGCGGGTGGAGGTGGCCGTAAGCTCCTCATGCAGCAGCCCGCGGTCGCCGGCGAATGCGCAGCACCGCCACCCATCGGGGATGATTGCCTCGTCCGCAACCAGCCCGGCGAGCATCATGAGTGCATCGTTGACGCCAAGGTGCGTGGAGGAGCACGTGGGGTGTACCGCCGCGCGCCGAGCTTTCGGGAGCGGAGGCAGCATCGGCGCCACGTATTTGGCCACCCATTCGGTGGCGTCCATGACGTCAATGTTTTCGATTCCGGCGTTTTTTAGCGCCACGATAATGCCTTCGGTGCAGGACACGTTATCGCACACCAGCGGAAGCTGCCCACCGCGAGTGTGTTCGACAATCCATGCGGTGAGCTTGGTTTTCATCACCTCGTAGCCCGCCGCTAAACCCTTGGATTTCCACGGCGTCCCGCAGCATAGTTCCTGCACGCCGTCCGGTGTGCTGAGCGTAATGCCTGCGAAGTTAGCGAGCTGCCGAACCGCATTACCAACGCCTTGACCGCATGCGTGTTCGCTTCCGAACATGGTTCCCACGCAGGCCGGTAGGAAGATGGCCGCAGGGTTCGCGGCGGGCATCGGCTTGCGCAATTTGCCGCCGCCGGGCAGCTCCGGCGTGAGCGTCGGGACAATGTCTTCACCTGCGATTTTCCGCGCCAGCCCGAGCGCGCCGCGCAGCGGTGGTGTCGGCAACGCGTGCGTTATGTTCATGCCTTTCGACGCCGCGCCAAGCACCGCTCCCCAATGCTCCGCAGCGACTTTCCAACCTTTATCCAGGGTTTTCTTCTGGGTTTCGCGGCGCTTGGTGCGGATCAGGTCGGCGGTATTGATCTTTACCGGGCAGGCGGTCAGGCACATGCCGTCGACCGCGCAGGTTTGCACGACATCGTAGACCTCTTGTTCCTTGAGGCGTTGCGCCAATTCATAGGCGCCGGTGGCCTCACAGGCGGCGATCGCCCGTTGGATCACGATGCGCTGGCGCGGGGTGGTGGTCAAATGCTGCGATGGGCACACCGGTTCGCAATATCCGCATTCGACACAATCGTCGATAATCTCGCGGACCTCCTCGGTCGGCTTGATGTGCTTGAGGTGCAGCTGCGGATCGTCCGTAATAATGGTCCCCGGGTTAAGGATCCGTTTTGGATCGCACGCATCTTTGATATCCACCATTGCTTGATATAGATCGTCGCCGTATTGGCGTCGCACGAAGGGGGACATGATCCGGCCGGTCCCGTGTTCCGCCTTAAGCGTGCCTTGCTCCCGAAGCACCAGCTCAACCATGTCTTCGGTGAATGCGTCATAGCGGTTCAACGATGCCGGCCCCGCGAAATCCTCCGTAACCAAGAAGTGGATATTGCCGTTCTTGGCGTGCCCGAAGATCACGGCGCCATCGTAATCATGTTTGATAAACAGGTCTTGCAGCTCGGTGCACACCCCGCCGAGCTGTTCCATGGGCACGGCGATGTCCTCCAACAGGGCCATGGTGCCCTTGGGTCGGTTGCGCATGATTTTGGTGTAGAGGCCGTTGCGCATCACCCACATCTGCGCGC
Proteins encoded:
- a CDS encoding NlpC/P60 family protein codes for the protein MTASVVAGAPVAAASDPLEEVTKEETTVVETTTEDGGGAGAGGATGAGGGAATADVGGVTKLENIQELKKARGLSGTVLTKDHVKAGDNAGMKFDIEDKQPDGVLGRIAVPLADGKWAVPSNLPTAPSTKVDRAAADDAISRAQTFVAAGRDLKWNGQGVTPLTTTDVIHDKMSKPYPIYCSSLVGMILKGWDYDHTTYVSDKNTSIGASMDFGGNGDRASENELWQSNRLAKWFYTNGDLWLNDGNQNYERGDLIFLSEQKPEGKDSNTGSYFGNIFHVAIYAGDNKVIHSYSADSDGGVVEQDIDEYLREGTSFIARPSWNKASGASSKSTDDATKDGNSNGGGKCNTKGDEADKPCNQVTPGAEGKLSF
- a CDS encoding FAD-binding and (Fe-S)-binding domain-containing protein; translated protein: MSVTTSRSLLSEGNTAALAALRSALGSDAVSTRELDRMALAVDASHYLHAPDAVMRAKSPSDVGVAMRIAAELGWPLTFRGGGTSLSGQALSEGLTVDVRRHFRAMEVLDNGKRVRVQPGLTIGQVNATLARYGSKLGPDPASSIACTIGGLIANNSSGMTCGITANTYRTIDSMTIVLPSGTVIDTADVNADEVLRATEPNLVEVIERLRDTLRGDKYRADIERRYAIKNTMGYGINSFLDFDTPAKILEHLMIGSEGTLGFVSEAVFNTVTVPKRTATGLLMFDSLDAATEALPELVYSGADVVELIDAASIRAMGHDAASVLPKGFRVDQHASLLVEYQAMDDEGIAERIAAGEAAFEQLGGLSTAPEMTNEASRRAQMWVMRNGLYTKIMRNRPKGTMALLEDIAVPMEQLGGVCTELQDLFIKHDYDGAVIFGHAKNGNIHFLVTEDFAGPASLNRYDAFTEDMVELVLREQGTLKAEHGTGRIMSPFVRRQYGDDLYQAMVDIKDACDPKRILNPGTIITDDPQLHLKHIKPTEEVREIIDDCVECGYCEPVCPSQHLTTTPRQRIVIQRAIAACEATGAYELAQRLKEQEVYDVVQTCAVDGMCLTACPVKINTADLIRTKRRETQKKTLDKGWKVAAEHWGAVLGAASKGMNITHALPTPPLRGALGLARKIAGEDIVPTLTPELPGGGKLRKPMPAANPAAIFLPACVGTMFGSEHACGQGVGNAVRQLANFAGITLSTPDGVQELCCGTPWKSKGLAAGYEVMKTKLTAWIVEHTRGGQLPLVCDNVSCTEGIIVALKNAGIENIDVMDATEWVAKYVAPMLPPLPKARRAAVHPTCSSTHLGVNDALMMLAGLVADEAIIPDGWRCCAFAGDRGLLHEELTATSTRDEARSVKRLHADLHLSCNRTCELGLTRATGQTYTHVLEELAARVANVVTA